The Porites lutea chromosome 11, jaPorLute2.1, whole genome shotgun sequence genome includes a region encoding these proteins:
- the LOC140951994 gene encoding uncharacterized protein → MATGSSSVFDTSKEKTNGTRLGRLLIDGGTDVLRKFLDSVYPKPQSLADELQNNYARFRTLWSRRVIFDQQWEKLFPSSGDPPDSKTFDLTLLHLLIREVCYLPAPSTGWHKMPSEDDESLEANITRIKCFRNDLCHSVSTVIPNDEFEDKWNKIVSSLEIIEIGVYRKNIERLKNDSIDHETRQLVEEEIKQWRNVQGHDTPLEVMSRLQSCLPDVVPGELMFGRSQELTLVRDNIESETVAMVLITGGPGFGKTTLAKEVAHDLAANFERRCVLFCRLLSRKTFNEVASEMVLMAHSCVNCKTLTQLPENPEQWLKEWSKQIQMRVTFVLDNVDGVLESGERKKFLEILTVIRELSHKKVTFVVTSRNQFEDSDLSMQIVRLSPLSPNQAKNVLFSRVNDEGVRRKLSRTDEIVELCGYVPLPLCIVGSLLSDYTEEKLIENLKKKPMAVLDDDNKSVRMAIKTSFDLLSKDDQDCLVLMSVFPGSFECDAAEAVILKVCQESGALPVSVLRSLKNRSLVETPSSSRYQLHPLIRAFASKINRPGDSKLLATGRKLACVFFMSCLNENAKMFWSKDNCKTSIESFNEDRQNFEYFLDFFCNEMMNHDPEIENTGSQSFLEDFSQKCMYLEKCVRPTLYIQILNKLLESFDREPQSVLVVELLCLLGHEMRKVGEKSKYNDHMKDAQELYNKNASEFEKKPLSQVIYLHSQARFLSELFKNPEAKKSYDAALDICKKHIPDHPEAAATLLFAGRQAKRGKENEEAKNKLFKALDLFRAKLGDHFMTAQCLKDIADFLFFQTTPDLDKTLEFYKMAMEMMERLGMSEKKESILLLKNYGICQMRKDNFEEARILLQRAENVAEKELEEESMWKVMVKTQQAILLDKMESIEEMEAAMKKGLKMYYSITGERSFKRLKNRYDICDVLNRYPERFPQEEYPR, encoded by the coding sequence ATGGCGACAGGTTCGTCTTCGGTTTTCGACACttcaaaagaaaagacaaatggCACAAGATTAGGAAGATTACTCATTGATGGAGGAACTGACGTTCTAAGAAAGTTTCTCGATTCTGTTTATCCTAAGCCACAATCACTCGCTGATGAGTTACAGAATAACTATGCAAGGTTTCGAACTCTCTGGTCAAGACGAGTAATATTCGATCAGCAGTGGGAAAAATTATTTCCGTCCTCAGGTGATCCTCCGGATTCTAAGACATTTGATCTCACGCTTTTACATTTGTTGATCCGAGAAGTCTGTTATCTACCTGCGCCTTCAACTGGCTGGCACAAAATGCCTTCTGAAGACGATGAAAGCTTAGAGGCAAATATCACCAGAATTAAATGCTTCAGAAATGACTTGTGTCACAGTGTGTCAACTGTCATTCCTAACGACGAGTTCGAAGACAAGTGGAATAAGATAGTTTCTTCATTGGAGATAATTGAAATTGGCGTATACCGAAAGAATATTGAGAGGCTAAAAAATGACAGTATTGACCATGAAACTCGTCAACTCGTGGAGGAAGAAATAAAGCAGTGGCGAAATGTGCAAGGGCATGATACGCCGCTTGAGGTCATGTCTCGACTCCAGAGCTGCCTTCCAGATGTTGTGCCAGGGGAGCTCATGTTTGGTCGTTCACAAGAGTTGACGCTAGTCAGAGACAACATCGAAAGCGAAACAGTTGCTATGGTGTTGATAACTGGGGGACCAGGATTTGGTAAAACTACTCTAGCTAAAGAAGTCGCTCACGATTTAGCCGCGAATTTCGAAAGAAGATGTGTGTTGTTTTGCCGCTTACTGTCAAGAAAAACGTTTAACGAAGTAGCCAGTGAAATGGTTCTGATGGCTCACTCATGTGTAAACTGCAAGACCCTAACACAGCTGCCAGAAAATCCGGAACAGTGGCTCAAGGAATGGAGCAAGCAGATTCAAATGCGAGTCACGTTTGTTCTGGACAATGTCGATGGTGTACTCGAATCTGGAGAAAGAAAGAAGTTCTTGGAAATCTTGACTGTGATAAGAGAATTATCGcacaaaaaagtaacttttgtGGTCACTTCTAGAAACCAATTTGAAGATTCAGACCTGTCAATGCAAATAGTTAGACTGAGCCCTTTATCACCCAACCAGGCAAAGAACGTCCTTTTCTCTCGTGTGAACGATGAAGGTGTTCGAAGGAAGCTTTCTAGGACTGACGAAATAGTTGAGCTGTGTGGTTATGTTCCTTTGCCGCTGTGCATTGTTGGTTCACTTCTGTCAGACTATACCGAGGAGAAACTGATAGAAAACCTTAAGAAGAAGCCTATGGCAGTTCTCGATGATGATAACAAATCTGTCCGAATGGCAATCAAAACGTCCTTCGACCTTTTAAGTAAAGATGATCAAGACTGTTTGGTTCTGATGTCTGTTTTCCCCGGTTCATTTGAATGTGATGCTGCCGAAGCCGTGATATTGAAAGTATGTCAGGAGTCTGGAGCTTTGCCTGTTTCCGTCTTGCGCTCCTTGAAAAACAGATCTCTTGTCGAGACTCCTAGTTCCAGCAGATATCAGCTGCATCCACTAATCCGTGCCTTTGCGAGTAAAATCAATCGACCTGGTGATTCCAAACTTTTAGCGACAGGGAGAAAACTGGCTTGTGTCTTCTTTATGTCTTGTCTCAATGAAAATGCAAAAATGTTCTGGAGCAAGGACAACTGCAAAACATCTATTGAGTCTTTCAATGAGGACAGACAAAACTTTGAGTATTTCCTTGATTTCTTCTGCAACGAAATGATGAACCACGATCCAGAGATCGAAAATACCGGCTCCCAAAGTTTCCTTGAAGATTTTTCCCAGAAGTGCATGTATCTAGAAAAATGTGTCCGGCCGACTTTGTATATTCAAATCTTGAATAAGCTGCTAGAGTCGTTTGACAGAGAGCCCCAGTCCGTTCTCGTTGTTGAACTTTTGTGTCTTCTTGGGCATGAAATGAGAAAAGTGGGAGAAAAGAGTAAATATAATGATCACATGAAAGATGCCCAGGAACTTTACAATAAGAATGCTTCTGAATTTGAGAAAAAGCCGCTGTCACAAGTAATCTATCTTCACAGTCAGGCACGATTCCTTTCTGAGTTATTCAAAAATCCCGAAGCCAAAAAGTCATATGATGCTGCTTTGGATATCTGTAAGAAACATATACCTGACCACCCTGAAGCGGCTGCAACCTTACTGTTTGCTGGAAGGCAAGCAAAACGCGGTAAGGAAAatgaagaagcaaaaaataagCTGTTCAAAGCCTTAGACCTCTTCAGAGCGAAACTTGGAGATCATTTTATGACAGCTCAGTGCCTTAAGGACATTGcagactttcttttctttcagacTACTCCTGACTTGGATAAAACTCTTGAGTTCTACAAAATGGCAATGGAAATGATGGAGAGACTGGGGATgagtgagaaaaaagaaagcatCCTGTTGTTGAAAAATTATGGAATTTGCCAAATGAGGAAAGATAATTTTGAAGAAGCAAGAATACTACTCCAAAGAGCTGAAAATGTTGCTGAGAAGGAATTGGAGGAAGAATCTATGTGGAAAGTCATGGTGAAGACGCAACAGGCCATTTTACTCGACAAAATGGAAAGTATTGAGGAAATGGAAGCAGCAATGAAGAAAGGATTAAAGATGTATTACAGTATTACAGGAGAACGTTCTTTTAAGCGACTGAAAAACAGATATGACATTTGTGACGTTTTAAATCGTTATCCGGAGCGATTTCCACAGGAGGAGTACCCACGTTAA
- the LOC140952004 gene encoding uncharacterized protein translates to MALDQQRGNQPASYEESTGTNNEPFNSNHGTTNSHVDTTMYQTNPESQYANSGAGAPYYHPERSHGPRLGLIRGYHRQMYEPIPQKGPCCAECSPEDSKGTAASLEGCNWGVAFGCVLLVIGVIAVLMGFLVPQKPTSRHGKLTTVEKNELHQINLFIDIFVISGLSVLSIGGLLIAVALLLPLFRRKTDHRHDEPVRYFGSEVYVKAEDVPMTKSGKPSIDLGFHKDIVPADIALRKIQPEREKSEPIDLVAQTK, encoded by the coding sequence ATGGCCCTTGATCAGCAAAGAGGAAATCAACCTGCTTCATACGAAGAATCTACCGGGACAAACAATGAACCTTTTAACTCAAATCACGGTACTACAAACAGCCATGTTGACACCACTATGTATCAAACTAATCCGGAGAGCCAGTATGCAAATTCTGGTGCAGGAGCGCCATACTATCACCCAGAGAGAAGCCACGGGCCACGATTAGGACTCATAAGAGGATATCACCGTCAAATGTATGAACCTATACCGCAGAAGGGGCCTTGCTGTGCTGAATGTTCTCCCGAAGACTCGAAGGGTACTGCGGCTTCTTTGGAAGGCTGTAACTGGGGAGTGGCATTTGGTTGCGTGTTGTTAGTAATCGGTGTTATAGCAGTTCTTATGGGGTTTTTAGTGCCGCAAAAACCCACATCAAGACATGGAAAATTAACTACTGTGGAGAAAAATGAACTGCACCAGATTAATCTTTTCATTGATATATTTGTGATATCTGGTCTGTCAGTTCTCTCTATAGGAGGTTTACTGATAGCAGTGGCGTTACTTCTGCCTTTGTTCCGAAGAAAAACCGATCATCGCCACGATGAACCGGTCAGGTACTTTGGAAGCGAGGTGTATGTCAAGGCCGAAGATGTACCTATGACTAAGTCTGGAAAGCCGTCAATAGATTTGGGATTTCATAAGGATATTGTACCAGCAGATATTGCCCTGCGCAAAATCCAACCAGAAAGAGAAAAGAGCGAACCCATTGATTTAGTGGCACAAACAAAATAA